One part of the Alligator mississippiensis isolate rAllMis1 chromosome 3, rAllMis1, whole genome shotgun sequence genome encodes these proteins:
- the LOC109285256 gene encoding zinc finger BED domain-containing protein 4-like, translated as MSESELNPETYQKVQIKSEASESMWRDSERSGDSEGMQQTKTEKKEGDGVIFHIWKRLRGGSVVWDHFEVGEDPRYATCQHCQRQISRGKEVKHFATTAMLLHLKRKHPLALVPPQPGASGNVPKKKSPSCSKAPVPKKHRLATLERWGKGGHTAGRIPKASELTQSIGEMLALDGQPFSFVERPGFRQLMALMAPSYQVPTCTTFSRTVVPSMYEACREYLKEELRKAGPQVTLHFTSDIWSSWGGDHAYLSLTGHWCDQAGRRWALLQAEVLDESHTAREIVGAMNRMVQGWLIGQGELTRGFMVTDNGANMVKAVRDANFVGICCVAHRFHLIVRDALEGDRGAGDSASTTSKLISKCRKVAGYFHQSIKGGKMLQEKQAELSIPQHKIMLDVEARWSSTYMMLERLVEQQKAIHEMALLEEIGISGPLNKTEWDTISQILLVLKPFLEATESLSTGDALLSQVIPVVKELENRMEKFQGINVPGWGRPLSPDVQALVRRMKEGIRRRLDPLRSSTVHVLAAMCDPRVKGSVCSSQTLDHWTEVLVNRVREAEKQRQGDVEEGDPLSHASAPTTSQSSSPQPLPMWAKGVASMLGSRGTRPHHQAGSAAASVTIYLDEDVEPLDCDPLAYWATRSQMWPDLATVAREHLSCPPASVPSERVFSIAGDVVRPHRTCLDPALVEQLAFLKVNLPLLGFPKLQVQTE; from the coding sequence atgtctgaatccgaattgaatccgGAGACCTATCAAAAGGTCCagatcaaatcagaagcctccgaatcaatgtggagagattcggagagatCTGGAGATTCGGAAGGCAtgcagcaaacaaaaactgagaagaaggagggggatggggtgatctttcacatatggaaaaggctgagagggggtagtgtagtgtgggatcattttgaggtgggagaggatcccaggtatgctacctgccagcactgccaaaggcagatcagccggggcaaggaaGTGAAACACTTTGCCACtacggcaatgctgctgcatctcaagaggaagcacccccttgcccttgttcctcctcagcctggcgcTAGTGGGaatgtgcccaaaaagaagtccccctcttgctccaaagcccccgtccccaAGAAGCACAGGCTGGCCACCCTGGAGCGGTGGGGGAAAGGCGGGCACACAGCGGGGCGCATTCCCAAGGCGAGCGagctcacccagagcattggggagatgctcgctctggatggccagcccttctcctttgttgaacGTCCAGGGTTTAGGCAGCTCAtggcgctcatggccccatcgtaccaagtgcccacatgcactactttcagcaggacggtggtgccctccatgtatgaggcatgcagggagtacttgaaggaggagctgcgcaaggcaggtccgcaggtaaccttgcacttcacctcggacatctggagcagctggggtggagatcatgcctacctttccctcacagggcactggtgcgatcaggcAGGGCGTcgatgggctctccttcaagcggaggtgctggatgagtcccacacagcaagggagatcgtgggggccatgaaccgcatggtgcaggggtggctcattgggcagggcgagctcacccgtgggttcatggttaccgacaatggggccaatatggtcaaggcggtgcgtgatgccaactttgttggcatctgttgtgtggcacacaggttccacctcatagtcagggacgccttggagggggacaggggtgcCGGTGACagcgccagcaccaccagcaagcttatttccaaatgcaggaaggtggcaggctacttccaccagagcatcaaggggggcaagatgctgcaggaaaaacaggcagagctgagcatcccgcagcacaaaatcatgctgGATGTGGAGGCTCGGTGGAGCTCCACATAcatgatgctggaaaggctggtggagcaacagaaggccatccatgaaatggccttgcttgaggagattgggatcagtggcccccttaacaaaacggagtgggataccatctcccagatcttgctggtcctcaaaccgttcctcgaggccaccgagagcctcagcactggagatgccctccttagccaggtgatccctgtagtgaaggagcttgagaatcgaatggagaagttccaggggatcaatgttcctggctggggcaggccgctttccccagacgtgcaggcactggtgaggcggatgaaggagggcatcaggcgacggctggatcccttgcggtccagtacggtccacgtgctggccgccatgtgtgacccaagggtgaaggggagcgtttgcagcagccaaaccctcgatcactggacggaggtgctggtgaacagagtcagggaggcagaaaagcagaggcagggggacgtggaagagggggatccactttcccatgccagcgcTCCAACCACCAGCCAATCTTCTTCACCACAgccgctgccaatgtgggccaagggggtggcttcaatgctggggtccagaggcaccagaccccaccatcaggcaggcaGCGCGGCGGCCTCGGTGACTATCTATCTCGATGAGGACGTGGAGCcgctggactgtgaccccttggcctattgggcaacccgcagccagatgtggccggatctggccacggttgcccgcgaacacctgtcctgtccaccggcCAGCGTGCcgagcgagagggtgttcagcattgctggggatgttgtgagaccccaccgcacctgcttggatcctgctttggtggagcagctggcgttcttgaaagtgaacctcccgctgctggggttccccaagctccaggtacagacggagtga